Below is a window of Pagrus major chromosome 21, Pma_NU_1.0 DNA.
TGTTACTATCAAATCTATAACACTGCATGCAAACAGAAACAAGCTTGAAACGGTGACCAGAGCAAATCAACTTTGCATTTTAACAGTTGTATCTTCTAGTTTGtggatgaaacaaacaaaaaaacattcagttctGTCATTGACTGGGTTTTGTtaatataattttcttttttttaaataaacatcagtcaaaaatgtttgaaaagcCAAAAAACCctgtacatcttttttttttcctttacacTACAAATGTCAAGAAAAGTGGTCTTTATCAAAAAACTGTagtatatgtaaaataaaaacttatAGAAAATTGAAACGAGTGTTTAGTTTTTGCTTTCTGGTCAGTATTAGATATTTCTACTACAAGACAAGcacaaataattttaaaaaaaaacatgacagtgtGAAATTAAAACAAGGTGTTTTTAATTGGTACATTTTTAAGCAGGGAAGGCAAATTCAGTccacaattaaaaacaaaatatagcCTCGATCCTGTTTGAGATTATTTTTGTAGCATTTTGTAAATATAAACGTGACATCATTCATCTTCGTAAACAAGAAGTAGgtgaacaaaatgtttaaacagaaaatgagatgaTGGGTAACAGTATGATGTAATCATTCAGGCCGATGTTCATGGTAAACTTCAGTTACGATGATTCATGATGTTAAAACTGCCAACAAAAGGAGAAATGTTGTGACCACAGTGACGTTTGGCTAATAAATAACGTTGCAGACAGTGTTGAGGTAAACCTGTTGGAATTGGTGTTCATGTAGTTGGCTCAGTATGTTTGTTATGGCTTCTTATTTCAATGCTGCAGCTGAAACTTTAAAGGGTGAATTCACTCAAATaactacaaaaaaatattactttttaattttgaaCATCTTAATGTTATTTTGAACATAATAATGTGATGATCAGAGGTCCTATAAATGTAGGGAAGTCTGACAAATGgctatcatttcactgcttcctaactgatcagcaactgaaaagatgatagCAAAAATCTTGAGGGACATCAGGCcacatttcaaggtaaaacaacatactTGACAACCtcttagctaacgttagcattcaacaaaTGCCTAGCTAACGTTACCATTTAATTACATCCAGTGCGTTTCgcttccaggcttaaataaatgtctccAAGATGAACTTTCATACCAAACTGTGCAACATTATCAAATGGTATTAATAACTAGGATGTTGTTGAAAGCTACAGTTAGCTGTTAAGCGAATAGGTTagcaaatatgttgttttaccttgaaatatgacctaatgtccctccagatttgtACTATCCATTGGCTCTTCATTTGCTCATAAATGAAgaggtgaaatgataacaaattGTCAGATTCCCTATATTTATACGACATGCAACCTGGAGCACAGCAGTACAACATCTGAGCAgaaaaatggctgccgtgtgaatGTAGTCTATTGTCCTTGAACACAATTTTTCTCAGTTGGATTTCTTAggtcaaaaatcaactatcaaTCTTGATACTGTTGTtaagtattttaaatattatattttaaagccttgaatgtGGGTGGGTTTGTATCGCTCCAGTTTAGAAACTATCACGCTGTCTGTAATTCGGGTGAACTGGCcctttttaaaagagaaaaggtgAAGGATAGATCCTAATAGTATCTGCTGCATGAGACATCTGATGCatagttttaaaaatgagttacatttaaaggaaaaacttAATGTATTTATGAGAAGATCAACAGAACtatcttttgtgtgtgtgtgtgtgtgtgtgtgtgtgtgtgtgtgtgtgtgtgtgtgtgtgtgtgtgtgtgtgtgtgtgtgtgtgtgtgtgtgtgtgtgtgtgtgtgtgtgtgtgtgtgtgtgttttaaaggtgGAGCAGGAGTCGGGAggcgattagcttagcttagcataaagagtggaaGCGGGGGGGAGCAGCTACCCCGGCTCTGTccgatgtttaaaataataaacctGCCCGCACCTCTACAGTAGACTCAATGGAGaccagcagagactccaggaagtcactgctccTCGCTGCTAGTCGCCAAGAAATATTTACAGCACGAGCCTCCGTCTGAAAacaatttcttgttttttacatttctgcttcagcattaaacaaataagataACAGTGGTTAATCAGTgaactttagaggtgctggcAGGTGTATTATTTAACTTTTGAGAGAATGGGGCTAacagtttccccctgcttcaagtatttatgctaagctaagctaacagtgtcCTGACTCTCGCTTCATCACTTTTTAACCACTTCATCATCTGAAgataaaattaatatttaactttttcGACTGaaactctcagatcagctcagTTGTGATTCTGTGCTATCGAGTGTAAACAAGACAAATATAAATCTAACACACCTAAAGCCACAGGTAAGTGAGAGTGCAGTTTAGTGACCACAGTGAGGAAATATTAGTCCAAGTAAAAGGTGCCAAAAGGGAGTGTGGTCTCTACTATAATCATATAATCGTACCTTGTATAGTATCATAATTCTTGGCTTGCTCCTGTAAAACGTCTATGAGTCTACTGTATGTGCTGCATCTGCCTGCGTTCTCAAACCAGCTGAAATGTGTGTCGAAATCATAAAAACAGCCCGTCACATCTGAAGCTCTCGTGTCATCGTAACAGGTTTGGCAGATAAAGGCGATTTTCAAATATGCAGGATTTTACAGCAACAGTGATTACTTTGGTATTAGTGCATAGGTGCAGTTCTAGATACCAGAGCTGTATAATATGAGGAATATGTACACATCCTTTGATATATTAACTAGAGTCATGTCGGGCAGCAGGATCAGGTTAGCTCGACGCTGAGCCCCTTTAGCAGAGGACACACTGCCTGCCGTCCTCCAGGAGACTGAAgttttctctggtttgaatCTCTCAAGGAGCCTTCACCTCGTCAGCCTGATGCATCTGTGGTGattcaaacaagaaaacaaccttCCCCTTGGTTAGGACAAAAATATGTGTCCATCAGACGTGTCTGTTAgtcagactgaagacagactcAAGGTTCACGTCCCCAGAGACCAGCTGACCTACCACAAACCAGCTCCATGTCTCCTCCTGGTGGACTGCAGTGTGAAAGGGAGCTCTTGTGTCGCAAATGTGCAAAAGTTTTGACAAGTCAAAGACCCGTTTAGGTCTGAGTCCAACAGACCGTCCTCATCACATCCCAAACTCCATCCTCTATCCTCTGAGTGTTTTTGATTGAGTGCCTTTTATCTGCGAGACAAAGGAGATGTTGTTAGTGAGGTGACACAAATACACTCGAACGTATCCTTGAACTCCCACTTTTAAAGAACAAGTTCACcgaaaataaaaatgtagttcaaaacagttgaaaaaaaattaCCTTTTATCTTGAAATCATCTTTAATCTTTCAGCAGCATCTAAACGAGAACCTTGGAGATAAAACAGAACCAACATCAGAAGTCTGACAGAATCTCACGTTTGTCGAGGTGCAGAAATACGAACACTGTTTCTTTCATGTTACCTGTGACTGGTCGATCACCAGCCAGCGCTCGGTGCTCGTCTGCATGTCCTGTCCGCTCAGAGGCTCCCGCAGTCGGACCTTCACTTCAACGCGACCTCCTGTGGGCTTTCGGCCATCCATCACCTGACGCGAGGATTAAAGTTACCGACATTTACAGGCTCGCAAGCCGTCGACTGAGGATCAGACTCACCCGCAACACTCCCTCCTGACTTTTATCACTCACCTCTACGATCTCCCTGATTTCACTCTGTGACTCCAGTTTGTCCAGCTTCAGGAGGGCGAACCCGATCGGCTTGTCGCTCCGCAAGAAACCACTGTGAGATGACACACAGCGACAACGTCACCACTGCAGTCccaacacagtaaaaatgtacaGCTTATTTCTAGCTACTCAGACATGAATGGAAGTAAAGTAACCTCTCAACAAAGATGAGaaaagaagcaagatgtctcactccttatCAACTTCCGttatcagctctggaaaaatGATGTGTGTAATTCAGAATGTTattgatttaaactttttaaaacaagtttaacatCTTCTGGATGTGGTCTGATTAgatatatgatctgctgcttctaCTATTCCCTGGTTTTCTGGTGCACTCGTAATGACAAAGGtgacacacaaggaaaaaataTGACAGAAAGGCGAACTCGTCCACTGTTGATGTGAAAATCCgatttaaaaaatctgcataTACAAGCTAATTTCGGTGTGAAAGTGTCAAAAGTTGCTTTCCTTTGACAGTTGCAGGAACCATCCAGGAGACTATTCTTTGTTAATGCATTAAAACGCAGTGTGTACTTCCTGCTGCTCTCTAAATCAAAACAGTGAAATCAAAAGATGTGCTTCGGTGTTGTAAAatagcatgggatcatgggagtccatcaccgacttccttcctcactctctgactctcttagcgacaggcgaccaagtgaaacgcaccgttaccttcGGCGCTGTGGTTGATTATGAGACTGAAGTCTGAACATTTGTTCCAGCAGCTCAGCGAGGATGTCGCCctgcagtctgtctctctgtgactCACCCTTTGTGCAGCAGCTCCAGTTTGATGCCTTTTGACGTCACCACCCTCCTGAAGCCGCGGTGGTTACGGTTTATTGACAGGGTGAAGCTCTGGTTATATTCTGGTGAAAAGAGATGCAGCGTTCTGAGACTTCACACATAAACTGTTTCAggcaaataaacaataaatacagtttgattttgtatttctttctacCTGAAATTCTGAAGTTATTAGTTTACAAACAACCCTTTTGTAAATTAAATCCACAAGGTGATTCAATATTCATATTAACCTAAAATGGATTGttaattataattttattattattattttatttacacatatagtaaaaaaaaaggacatttgcAATAATTTTCATAGTTCTTAGGATCACATTTATCAAGAGTTTTGTGTCCATTCCTGTGAAACTTAAATATGTTCTGATACTCTAGTTTagacaaactgacacaaaaGTCACAGTAGATAACTAGATAGTATTTCCttgatgaaatataaaatgttgaataatatagagtacaacataagctgaaaataaaaacttttcacATCTATTTGGGAAGAAATGTAACCGCAGAGCCACATTGTTGAtacaaacatgacacacaaatcTACAGCAATGTTCACGTCTCACCTGGAGAGTTAGTGTTCTTGATGACtgctgttttatgtttctgcGGCTGCTCCTGGTGACAAAACAAGAAAGCAAACACTTTAAAGAGAGAAGTCGCCAGTATGAATCGTCTCAGCAGCCTGAGGCggctgtgaaaatgacaacGAGCTGACGTCTCTCACCGTGCTCGGGTACGGGAAGTCAAACTTGACGTAGGCATCCAGATCGTTTGTTTGGATTCCTGAAGGGGAAAGTTCAACACAAAGCATCAACCAGTGTGTGCTTTTCCTCCaatgtttacattaattaattttttaaactCTTGTTTGAACAAATTGTTCAACAATGCCATTTCTAGCAACAACAAAACTAAAttcacaacacagaaaacatgtaagGTAAAAATAACTGGAAGATTTTTAATTCAGATTAAGGTTGAATTTTTCACTAGAAACACGGCAAAGCaagaaattatcattttaatgtgcTAAAATTTTACTGGTGTATAAAACCATTTGTTCTCCAGTATTTCCAGACACCATGTGGACCTCCTCTACTGTATATACGGACTGATAGGTGAGGGTTTTAGTTTTTACCACTCGGAGCAGGAAGATTCATCCCTTTGACGATAACAATAACCATGTCagtgctgctcagctctggAAATATCCTGAAagggaaggaagaagaaaataagtaaCCAGGAAAACACGGAGAAAAAGCTATGAGGGATTAATTGCTTTGGCATCTATGTGAAGTACAAACACAgttaaatcaaaaatgaaagaaaacttGAATGAGAGGTGACAGGGGCTCTGCTCTGGAGTAGAGTTATCAGTTCTTATGGTTTACCTGCTTCAAATTTGAGTAAAATTTGAGTTAACTTTGAACTTGCAGTGTAATCTAACAAACAAGTGCCCACCTGACAGTGTGAAACGACCTCTCCTCAAAGTGATGTTTAGGAGGAGGCAGACCTCTCGACTGAGCCAGCTTCAGCACCTCCAGGCTCTTCTTACAACTCTCCGCCATCTTCTCAAACCTGCGGCgaggacacacaaacatgttacaTTTGTAGTTTTCtatataaactaaataaaaaaacaggtttcTGCTTACTTTGTTGTTTCGGTGACGTTCCCCAGGTGTGTGAATTGCTTGGAGTGAGTCATACATTTctaaaagaaggaaagaaaactcAGAAATCTCAAAGAATATGTTTGTCTTTACAGTAAGACAAGAACAGCACAGAGCAACCAGAGCGGGAATCTATGATCTTTTTTTGGCATCAGGATTTGGAAACTTTGTCACAGAGATGAAAATGTTGGATTTTGGAGTTATTAAAGTTTCTTCTGGTCGATGGAAGATCTGAACATGATGCAGACAGAGACAATGGAGTTCAAACATGTTTAAAGTAGTTTACTTGTATGACAAAAaggtttcagtttgttttgtaaaCTCTAAAATGGTtgtaatcaatatttcattacTAAGTAATTGATGTGTACAAATTCTTGATAACACGCTTTTCTTCTCAAAATAATAATCTTGATTAATAACTGTGGACACAACAACATGCTAATCTGCAATCATGAACATCTTTCAGTTTACCTCATACTGCTCTTTGAGGATCTTGGCCAGTTGAGTGTAAACCTGCTCTGCCTTCTCCGAGATCTGCACGTCACTGTGATGAACCAGGATGAAGTCCTCGTCTTCGTCACCAGGGGGCGACGGCACCTACAGGCACAGCACAGGGAGGGTTGGCCACAGTGGAGCTCATGTGTCCCCATCAcccagaaaatgtttcttttgatattttaatcCAAGCACTGCCGTGGTCTCATTTCAGTAAGATTTTACCAAAGTATCCCAATTTAGTGATATAAATGACATTGGTATCATGTAAATCTCCTGTCTGCTCACCGTGCTGATGTCCACATTTCTGCCGCTACGTGCTGCCTCGATCATGGAGTCGAAGCCCTTGGCGGTGCGGAGGAAAACCTTGGCCTGCTCCATGTCGTTCTTCTGCTTCGCCTGCAGAGCCGCCTTCATATACTGCTTCTTCCTGCCCTCCAGGAACTCCAGCTGTTGAACCGCTGGAGGACGAAGACGGACAGAAAATTTTATGTAAAGCGGTTGTAAACAACTTTAGGAGATGTAGTTTTAAAATAGGAACAATACTGACTTATTTTTGGGGCCCATGTCAATACCAGTATAAAAGCGTTTGGATATATTCTGATTTTTTTAGGCATCACGGAAGTTAAATGGACTTCTATGACCTGCTTCACACGAGTGTCTTGGAGGATATGTTGTTTCCCATTCACACTGACCTGTTGGTGAGAGTCCTTCCCTGGTCGCTGTTCTGTCAGGTGAAGCTGAAGGAGTCCTTTTCCTTCTGTGACCTGCCGCGGCGACATCTAAAGTGGGCTTTTTTGGCTCTTCTGGAGCAGCAGGCTTAGactaaaacacacagacacacacaaaaaattaaaaaatcacacATCATCGATTTATCCACAAAAacgtaaataaataaaaaatatcctgATGCTAGcccacctcctcttccttctcctcctcatcatcatcatctgctaTTTCCACATTATCAGTGGAGGCAAGCTTGTCAGCTGCCACCAGAGCAGCAACAAATCCCTGCTCGGCTCCTGTCGCCTTCTGGCCTGGGATTGGAGGAAAACCTGAAAGATGAAAGCAAATTCACAGTCTGACCATCAAATCACACCATCTGGATTCACTCTTTTGGTCATGTACATATCTCACTGACAGTACAAAGTACCACTCCAGGACTGCAGAACCAGAAACACAATCAAATCCAAATTTACGGAGCTAAATGAATCTTGGAAGTTACACTGTCAACCCATAAACATGAATCACAAAATGATCTCACCAGGGGGAACAGGCAGCTCTTCAAAATTGACCGCTTTTCCTAATTTGTGAGCTCGGATGGCACTCTGGtattgctgcaggaggagagagtttgaatatttaaacacaGCCGAGCAAATACAGTGATTTTGTTATTGTTAGTGTTATTGTTTTGGCTATTCATAGCATTAAATGTCTCTGCTGGTTTTATTTATTCgtatatacatttttaagatttaaaTGTCATCATAAACATGACAAATTTCGGTCATGGCGTCTTTAAAATGAATTGCTCTATAGACACATAAACTATCTGACAAAATAAGCTATAAAAAGATCGATATCGTTTAACTCATTAAATTTCAGCTACATTATACAGATGAAAACTCAGATTcatattttgttgcattttgtggcagcttcatttcatttattacacCAGTAAGTGTTCtgtaaaggtaaaaaaaaaacatcagaagaGAGTGTGTCCTTGTACCTTGGCGATACGGTCGTGCATTCGGGCCTTGCGGTCGTCTCCACTGGCTTTGGCCTGATTGGACGCCTCCACGTACTTGGCTCGTCTCTGCTCGAGAGCCTCCAGCACATCTTTGGGAGCAGCAGGGGCTGATGGGGCGGCAGGAGCTGAGGGAGTGAGGAGACAATGTTCACAGTGTCGAAGAGCTTCGCAGTGAAGCTGTTACTTAGGGATTTAGCTAAATGccaacattagcatgctaatatgcacAGAAGAAGATAGCGAATACATGTGGCTAATAAACGTTGACATTATTATTACCTGGAGCTGCTGCAACCGGTTGGGTGACCTCGATGTTTTGCCCAGATGAAGGTTCCTTCACTGGAGCAGACCCTCCTCCTGCACCTAATAACATGACataaattaaagcaaaagaTTCTGGACTCGTTTTTTCTATTGTCTGTACCTCTTCAAAATATAATCCAGGGTTTAATTTGATATCTAATTGGGTTTGAATGAATTAAAGTGGATTGTTGGGTCTTCactgagtgtcattctagttCCTCCTGTTAATCACCTTGTAGATTCTGCTTATGAAAGAGATATATTAATTAAGTttgcttgtttgctttcttaataaaaacatgttgtacCACTtttctgatgatgattttgtAATTACCATGACAATAAAAAGTAGTGAAATGCATCACTTAAAGACATAATAAATGGCACTGAACGGCCATGTTATGTCTATGTTTTTACATCTGACAGTTTCTTCTTATGATGCATTCAGTTTTTCTGAAGGATTACTGAAGTTTTTAGGGAACTCCTTTGTTATATTAGCCCACTGTGACTCGGATACTGTTAGTTTCATGTTAGTTTGATAGCTTGTGTGTTGTAACCCAGCTGTATGCTATTGCATTTATAATGAGTGAGCCATTAGTAACGGCTACCTTGTATTGATTTATCTTTCAgaaccagacacacacaatgtttgTATTGCATTTAAGTGCAGTAAATTGATCAGCCGTCTCAGGATTCAATGTTTGCATCAAGTCTTGGGGGAACATACAGAGTGCATTCAAACAGATGTACACTTAGCCTCCACCACAACCAGTGTTCCTCACCCTGTCCTGGAGATGGAGGAAGGCCACTCAGGTCGACTGCTTGTCCTTTCTCCAACGCCTCAATCACCGCGTCGAACCTCTGCACCAAAAAATACCAGAAACCCAAACTCAGTCAGACATAATGATGGTCTTTGTCAACTGCCAAATTGTTGGCATGTCTCACATATTTGAGCGTGAAATCCTGCAGTCGGAAATTGTGGCAGCAGACTCAGACAAAAGACTGCACAAATTATGATGTGTGACTGCatgcataaaataaaatataaacattttgggacattaacatctcagttggtttAGTTTCATGGCTGATGTCTGGTATATACActgagataaataaataaatacaaataaaagacCATAATTCTGAATaggaacaagaaaaaagaaaaatgggatCTTTTTCTTTAGCAATAACTCTGCAAGGCATCAGGTTAAAAACACAGTCTGTCTaccattattatcatcatcagaaATGAAGCCCCGTCACATTCCTTCTGCTTAGCAAAATAGTTTGAATGCTGCTCCAGGtccagacaaaaacaaaacattgttacAGACAGAATACAGAAAATAGTTTTCATTCAATTCAGTTGAAGCTCagcaaacatattttatttaattacaaGGAAAAGACGAGACTGTTTTAATCTGCTGATTGCATGTTGCCgaaacctaaaaaaacaaaaaaaaacaaaaaaactaaatatatataattttttatttaaaaatgttaaaaaatgacaaaatccTCGAGAACCAGATACTACAAGGAAGTTGTCAGGTCACATATTATTGCCAGTCATCGCCTTTCCTTTAACACTGTGTTACAACACTATTTTTCACTGAGAAAACATTCTGGCACACAACACAGATAAATTCAAATTTATGTAAAACACAGGACAGCTCATACAAATTTCTGCACCAGAGACACTGACTTGACTTTAAACAAGTCACTCAGGTTTTGAGTCTTTTTACTCACCTTGCTGGTCTTGAAGTAAAGCCGAGCTTGCTCCAAGTCTCCTTGCTTCTTTGCTCTCAGAGCTGCCATCTTGTATTCTTTCTGCCTCTCTACGAGCATCGCCTTGGTTGCCTCATTCGCTGTGGATTCacgggacaaaaaaaaagaacaattaccACAGTGAAAGGCCACATTCATCACATTTTGAGAAGCTAGAGGACAACAATTCAATATATCCGtcaatgaagaaaaacagattcaTACTAGTGATAATTACAGACTCAactacaaccctgattccaataGTTAAGATACTGTGTCAAACGAAAATGAAACCAGAATTCAATCAtttacaaacaaactgtgtttaccaaCAACAATTTTACAActgttcctgagcccatgtagtaatatcctttatacgATCATGTCTTTCACAAAGTGAAAGTGAGTTTAAATTATAAGTTAAACGCATTGTATCTCTAATAGCCAGTATGATGACTGATACAACTTCACATTATCCAACTCACACGCACCATCTGTCTGAGGCTGGCCGGCAGGTTCCTCTGGAGACAGGACGCTGCTCAGAGTGGGAGGGGCGGAGGACGATGACTGCTCTTCTTCACTGCTGGGTGTGACAATCTCTGGCACCGACTTCTCCTTCTCATCAGAAGGACTGGATTCGGAAGGTGAGGGAACAGGGGGAGCTGGTCGTTGGGGAACAGCAGGACGGGGAGCAGCACTCGGGGCTCCAGTGGCAACAGGCGGAGGGATCTCTGCCTCGTTCACAGGTCTtccttttttcacagcagctaaCATCGTTTGCAGAGACTGTTGAGAGTAACAATCATTAGTGTAGGATGTCTGAAATCAGAGTATTGCTTGAGTAATGAAGGACTatgaaacaagaaaatgagcaaaact
It encodes the following:
- the cc2d1b gene encoding coiled-coil and C2 domain-containing protein 1B isoform X4, which translates into the protein MFGKKKRAPQPRGQGAAAAKQMGLFMELDPEEMMMGMEGNLDDPDLEAELAAITGNKVAAGGKAKPKGKSPLPMEDIARMADECMRDVDDDEDDSNLEDDEDLLAELQEVVGEGEADDPVTVSSPSSDTAESSQAETPESAPPQQQEVKVSSAAPGSLQHTLEERVAMYKTALQNAKTAGETSKARRYDRGLKSLQTMLAAVKKGRPVNEAEIPPPVATGAPSAAPRPAVPQRPAPPVPSPSESSPSDEKEKSVPEIVTPSSEEEQSSSSAPPTLSSVLSPEEPAGQPQTDANEATKAMLVERQKEYKMAALRAKKQGDLEQARLYFKTSKRFDAVIEALEKGQAVDLSGLPPSPGQGAGGGSAPVKEPSSGQNIEVTQPVAAAPAPAAPSAPAAPKDVLEALEQRRAKYVEASNQAKASGDDRKARMHDRIAKQYQSAIRAHKLGKAVNFEELPVPPGFPPIPGQKATGAEQGFVAALVAADKLASTDNVEIADDDDEEEKEEESKPAAPEEPKKPTLDVAAAGHRRKRTPSASPDRTATREGLSPTAVQQLEFLEGRKKQYMKAALQAKQKNDMEQAKVFLRTAKGFDSMIEAARSGRNVDISTVPSPPGDEDEDFILVHHSDVQISEKAEQVYTQLAKILKEQYEKCMTHSKQFTHLGNVTETTKFEKMAESCKKSLEVLKLAQSRGLPPPKHHFEERSFHTVRIFPELSSTDMVIVIVKGMNLPAPSGIQTNDLDAYVKFDFPYPSTEQPQKHKTAVIKNTNSPEYNQSFTLSINRNHRGFRRVVTSKGIKLELLHKGGFLRSDKPIGFALLKLDKLESQSEIREIVEVMDGRKPTGGRVEVKVRLREPLSGQDMQTSTERWLVIDQSQVLV
- the cc2d1b gene encoding coiled-coil and C2 domain-containing protein 1B isoform X3, whose translation is MFGKKKRAPQPRGQGAAAAKQMGLFMELDPEEMMMGMEGNLDDPDLEAELAAITGNKVAAGGKAKPKGKSPLPMEDIARMADECMRDVDDDEDDSNLEDDEDLLAELQEVVGEGEADDPVTVSSPSSDTAESSQAETPESAPPQQQQEVKVSSAAPGSLQHTLEERVAMYKTALQNAKTAGETSKARRYDRGLKSLQTMLAAVKKGRPVNEAEIPPPVATGAPSAAPRPAVPQRPAPPVPSPSESSPSDEKEKSVPEIVTPSSEEEQSSSSAPPTLSSVLSPEEPAGQPQTDANEATKAMLVERQKEYKMAALRAKKQGDLEQARLYFKTSKRFDAVIEALEKGQAVDLSGLPPSPGQGAGGGSAPVKEPSSGQNIEVTQPVAAAPAPAAPSAPAAPKDVLEALEQRRAKYVEASNQAKASGDDRKARMHDRIAKQYQSAIRAHKLGKAVNFEELPVPPGFPPIPGQKATGAEQGFVAALVAADKLASTDNVEIADDDDEEEKEEESKPAAPEEPKKPTLDVAAAGHRRKRTPSASPDRTATREGLSPTAVQQLEFLEGRKKQYMKAALQAKQKNDMEQAKVFLRTAKGFDSMIEAARSGRNVDISTVPSPPGDEDEDFILVHHSDVQISEKAEQVYTQLAKILKEQYEKCMTHSKQFTHLGNVTETTKFEKMAESCKKSLEVLKLAQSRGLPPPKHHFEERSFHTVRIFPELSSTDMVIVIVKGMNLPAPSGIQTNDLDAYVKFDFPYPSTEQPQKHKTAVIKNTNSPEYNQSFTLSINRNHRGFRRVVTSKGIKLELLHKGGFLRSDKPIGFALLKLDKLESQSEIREIVEVMDGRKPTGGRVEVKVRLREPLSGQDMQTSTERWLVIDQSQVLV
- the cc2d1b gene encoding coiled-coil and C2 domain-containing protein 1B isoform X2, whose product is MFGKKKRAPQPRGQGAAAAKQMGLFMELDPEEMMMGMEGNLDDPDLEAELAAITGNKVAAGGKAKPKGKSPLPMEDIARMADECMRDVDDDEDDSNLEDDEDLLAELQEVVGEGEADDPVTVSSPSSDTAESSQAETPESAPPQQQEVKVSSAAPGSLQHTLEERVAMYKTALQNAKTAGETSKARRYDRGLKSLQTMLAAVKKGRPVNEAEIPPPVATGAPSAAPRPAVPQRPAPPVPSPSESSPSDEKEKSVPEIVTPSSEEEQSSSSAPPTLSSVLSPEEPAGQPQTDGASNEATKAMLVERQKEYKMAALRAKKQGDLEQARLYFKTSKRFDAVIEALEKGQAVDLSGLPPSPGQGAGGGSAPVKEPSSGQNIEVTQPVAAAPAPAAPSAPAAPKDVLEALEQRRAKYVEASNQAKASGDDRKARMHDRIAKQYQSAIRAHKLGKAVNFEELPVPPGFPPIPGQKATGAEQGFVAALVAADKLASTDNVEIADDDDEEEKEEESKPAAPEEPKKPTLDVAAAGHRRKRTPSASPDRTATREGLSPTAVQQLEFLEGRKKQYMKAALQAKQKNDMEQAKVFLRTAKGFDSMIEAARSGRNVDISTVPSPPGDEDEDFILVHHSDVQISEKAEQVYTQLAKILKEQYEKCMTHSKQFTHLGNVTETTKFEKMAESCKKSLEVLKLAQSRGLPPPKHHFEERSFHTVRIFPELSSTDMVIVIVKGMNLPAPSGIQTNDLDAYVKFDFPYPSTEQPQKHKTAVIKNTNSPEYNQSFTLSINRNHRGFRRVVTSKGIKLELLHKGGFLRSDKPIGFALLKLDKLESQSEIREIVEVMDGRKPTGGRVEVKVRLREPLSGQDMQTSTERWLVIDQSQVLV
- the cc2d1b gene encoding coiled-coil and C2 domain-containing protein 1B isoform X1; protein product: MFGKKKRAPQPRGQGAAAAKQMGLFMELDPEEMMMGMEGNLDDPDLEAELAAITGNKVAAGGKAKPKGKSPLPMEDIARMADECMRDVDDDEDDSNLEDDEDLLAELQEVVGEGEADDPVTVSSPSSDTAESSQAETPESAPPQQQQEVKVSSAAPGSLQHTLEERVAMYKTALQNAKTAGETSKARRYDRGLKSLQTMLAAVKKGRPVNEAEIPPPVATGAPSAAPRPAVPQRPAPPVPSPSESSPSDEKEKSVPEIVTPSSEEEQSSSSAPPTLSSVLSPEEPAGQPQTDGASNEATKAMLVERQKEYKMAALRAKKQGDLEQARLYFKTSKRFDAVIEALEKGQAVDLSGLPPSPGQGAGGGSAPVKEPSSGQNIEVTQPVAAAPAPAAPSAPAAPKDVLEALEQRRAKYVEASNQAKASGDDRKARMHDRIAKQYQSAIRAHKLGKAVNFEELPVPPGFPPIPGQKATGAEQGFVAALVAADKLASTDNVEIADDDDEEEKEEESKPAAPEEPKKPTLDVAAAGHRRKRTPSASPDRTATREGLSPTAVQQLEFLEGRKKQYMKAALQAKQKNDMEQAKVFLRTAKGFDSMIEAARSGRNVDISTVPSPPGDEDEDFILVHHSDVQISEKAEQVYTQLAKILKEQYEKCMTHSKQFTHLGNVTETTKFEKMAESCKKSLEVLKLAQSRGLPPPKHHFEERSFHTVRIFPELSSTDMVIVIVKGMNLPAPSGIQTNDLDAYVKFDFPYPSTEQPQKHKTAVIKNTNSPEYNQSFTLSINRNHRGFRRVVTSKGIKLELLHKGGFLRSDKPIGFALLKLDKLESQSEIREIVEVMDGRKPTGGRVEVKVRLREPLSGQDMQTSTERWLVIDQSQVLV